From Camelina sativa cultivar DH55 chromosome 20, Cs, whole genome shotgun sequence, the proteins below share one genomic window:
- the LOC109131350 gene encoding pumilio homolog 15-like has product MNSLLVLSIFIGLSIGLSNMLVSAKSKVVISNQLEHNKLLKVHCHSKSDDLGEHILKIGEEYEFRFNNNIWSSTLFWCRMEQGPHYRHYRAFVVYKTSWRHPTCKWIAAENGIYLSQDGNSAVYEYQWVTIPPSII; this is encoded by the coding sequence atgaacagtCTCCTCGTACTCTCGATTTTTATAGGCCTAAGTATTGGCTTAAGCAACATGTTGGTGTCAGCAAAAAGCAAAGTCGTGATAAGCAATCAACTGGAACACAACAAACTCCTCAAAGTTCATTGTCACTCAAAAAGCGACGATCTTGGAGAACATATTCTTAAAATCGGCGAGGAGTATGAGTTCAGGTTTAACAATAACATATGGTCATCGACTCTTTTCTGGTGCCGAATGGAGCAAGGTCCTCATTATAGGCACTATCGGGCTTTTGTGGTGTATAAGACTTCGTGGAGACACCCTACGTGTAAGTGGATAGCTGCAGAAAATGGAATTTATCTTTCTCAAGATGGAAACTCTGCCGTCTACGAATATCAATGGGTAACGATACCGCCTTCAATTATATGA
- the LOC104768686 gene encoding chlorophyll(ide) b reductase NOL, chloroplastic has product MATWSGFNVSSSPSLRLRSHSVANATQLPFLSPLCRRRLLADRFGLATIVVSRQDLSVSPPRAAAMEARISGKREPMVPPYNVLITGSTKGIGYALAREFLKAGDNVVICSRSAERVESALQSLKDEFGEHVWGTKCDVREGKDVRELVAYCQQNLKYIDIWINNAGSNAYSFKPLAEASDEDLIEVVKTNTLGLMLCCREAMNMMLTQSRGGHIFNIDGAGSDGKPTPRFAAYGATKRSVVHLTKSLQAELQMQDIKNVVVHNLSPGMVTTDLLMSGATTKQAKFFINVLAEPAEVVAEYLVPNIRAIPASGSMKPTYIRFLTGIKAYTKIFSRVALGARKNRYVTED; this is encoded by the exons ATGGCTACTTGGAGTGGTTTcaatgtctcttcttctccttcgctTAGGCTTCGCTCTCACTCCGTCGCAAACGCCACCCAGCTTCCGTTTCTCTCTCCCCTTTGCCGACGTCGGTTACTGGCAGATCGCTTCGGTCTCGCAACCATCGTTGTTTCGCGCCAAGACCTCTCAGTTTCTCCGCCGCGTGCGGCGGCGATGGAAGCTCGCATCTCAGGGAAAAGAGAACCTATGGTGCCTCCATATAACGTTTTGATCACTGGCTCAACGAAAG GTATAGGATATGCATTAGCTAGAGAGTTTTTGAAAGCTGGAGACAATGTTGTGATTTGCTCTAGATCAG CTGAACGAGTTGAGTCTGCTCTTCAGAGTCTTAAGGACGAATTTGGGGAGCATGTGTGG GGAACTAAGTGTGATGTTAGGGAAGGGAAGGACGTGAGGGAACTAGTAGCTTATTGTCAACAGAATCTGAAATACATTGACATTTGG aTAAATAATGCGGGATCTAATGCCTACAGCTTTAAACCTTTGGCAGAGGCCTCAGATGAGGATCTTAT CGAGGTTGTGAAGACCAACACCCTTGGTCTGATGTTATGTTGCCGAGAG GCAATGAATATGATGTTGACACAATCTCGAGGTGGTCatatcttcaatattgatggaGCTGGTTCAGATGGGAAACCAACACCCAG GTTTGCTGCATATGGCGCAACTAAACGAAGTGTTGTTCACTTGACAAAGTCATTACAG GCAGAGTTGCAGATGcaagatattaaaaatgtgGTGGTGCACAATCTGTCG CCTGGAATGGTCACAACTGATCTACTCATGTCAggagcaacaacaaaacaa GCCAAGTTCTTCATTAATGTGTTGGCAGAGCCAGCCGAAGTg GTGGCTGAGTACCTTGTCCCGAACATAAGGGCAATACCGGCTAGCGGATCGATGAAGCCGACTTACATTCGTTTCCTAACCGGAATCAAAGCCTACACCAAAATATTCTCA AGAGTTGCATTGGGAGCAAGGAAGAACAGGTATGTGACTGAAGACTAG
- the LOC104768688 gene encoding uncharacterized protein LOC104768688, with protein MSAEDFQKKVSISGEIEIDMKCGGSAGESSSSTVGSSMAASQTLVLLRNLLEIQQRRAQAYAKLKSGFSEYVESGAEALYQKLCSEITAEFSECSKQVREMESLFLKPEFGRADLAQLLLDIQSQEKQKLHLTVTIQVLKKAGRPSERMLTHENCKFKKPMQHECVHLHEITEAEGTEEAEADAEFDNALKEAIRGVQDALTSINEYLENIRYEIEALEAK; from the exons ATGAGTGCCGAAGATTTCCAAAAGAAGGTTTCCATCTCCGGAGAAATCGAAATCGATATGAAATGTGGCGGTTCGGCCGGCGAGTCTAGTAGTTCCACGGTGGGCTCTAGCATGGCTGCCTCTCAAACCCTGGTTCTGCTTCGGAATCTGCTGGAGATTCAGCAGCGTCGAGCTCAGGCTTACGCTAAGCTCAAAAG TGGATTCTCAGAGTATGTGGAGTCTGGTGCTGAAGCACTTTATCAGAAGCTGTGCAGTGAGATTACAGCTGAGTTCAGTGAATGTTCCAAACAA GTGCGAGAAATGGAATCTCTGTTTCTGAAACCAGAATTTGGAAGAGCTGATCTTGCTCAACTGCTCCTCGACATTCAAAGTCAAGAGAAGCAGAAATTGCATCTG ACCGTTACAATACAGGTACTGAAGAAGGCAGGGAGACCATCAGAACGAATGCTAACACATGAGAACTGCAAGTTCAAGAAGCCGATGCAGCATGAGTGTGTGCATCTTCATGAGATTACTGAAGCTGAAGGAACAGAGGAAGCAGAAGCTGATGCAGAGTTTGATAACGCTTTGAAAGAAGCCATTAGAGGGGTGCAAGACGCTTTGACTAGCATCAATGAGTATTTAGAAAACATTCGGTACGAGATTGAAGCCCTTGAAGCTAAGTAG
- the LOC104768689 gene encoding vacuolar protein sorting-associated protein 36 → MASGSSIGVGGVFVNAEVTTSGRPVLRLNEVECFLLSSVDFDSEDDPPRFTALKSGNLILTTHRLIWIPSQSNVAVPSSIPLAAVTHIFSHKKSIKSMFHSPRIRFQTDPGSIVVTIVFRGKGDFDGFLTKFWECWRGRAWEEEDKSESETSRSGGSGTVAQGLYGNDGTVRMVGLAGILRKEQEQWESTDKSLQDAFQDLNALMSKAKEMVSLAEKMRQKLLSAPSSQNSSTDDEEMGSKEEMQQWMLSVGIISPVTKESAGALYHQELSRQLADFVRIPLEQAGGMISLTDMYYHFNRARGTELISPDDLWKACTLWEKFDVPVMLRKFDSGVMVIQNKSHSDEEVMSRIRMLVTKTETLRAGVTASDAALTLKIAPAMAKEHLLTAETKGLLCRDMSPDGLRFYFNLFPEIDLTNLHIVKDFGTYGEWVKATSILSV, encoded by the exons atGGCTAGTGGAAGCAGCATCGGAGTCGGTGGTGTGTTTGTGAACGCAGAGGTTACCACGAGTGGTAGACCAGTGCTTCGACTCAATGAAGTCGAGTGTTTCCTCCTCTCCTCCGTCGATTTCGATTCCGAAGATGATCCGCCGCGATTCACCGCTTTAAAATCCGGTAACCTTATCTTAACCACTCATCGTCTCATATGGATTCCATCTCAATCAAACGTAGCTGTTCCTTCTTCGATTCCTCTCGCCGCCGTTACTCACATCTTCTCTCATAAGAAATCGATAAAGTCTATGTTCCATTCGCCGAGAATCCGGTTTCAAACGGATCCGGGTTCGATTGTGGTGACTATTGTCTTTAGGGGGAAAGGTGATTTCGATGGCTTTTTGACGAAATTTTGGGAATGTTGGAGAGGCAGGGCGTGGGAAGAGGAGGATAAGAGCGAGAGTGAGACTTCTCGTTCAGGAGGATCTGGAACGGTTGCTCAAGGTTTATATGGAAACGATGGAACAGTGAGGATGGTTGGATTGGCTGGGATTTTGAGGAAAGAGCAAGAACAGTGGGAGAGCACTGATAAAAGCTTGCAAGATGCTTTTCAGGATTTGAATGCTCTTATG AGTAAGGCTAAAGAGATGGTGAGTCTGGCAGAAAAAATGCGTCAAAAGCTCTTATCTGCGCCTAGTAGTCAGAACAGTTCaactgatgatgaagaaatggGTTCCAAAGAAGAGATGCAACAGTGGATGTTGAGCGTTGGTATTATCTCTCCAGTTACAAAGGAATCTGCTGGCGCCTTGTACCATCAAGAATTGTCCCGCCAG CTGGCAGATTTTGTCAGAATCCCATTAGAACAAGCTGGGGGAATGATCAGCCTTACTGATATGTATTACCACTTCAATCGTGCTCGTGGGACAG AGTTGATCTCTCCAGACGATTTGTGGAAAGCTTGTACCCTCTGGGAGAAATTTGATGT TCCAGTAATGCTGCGGAAGTTTGATAGCGGTGTGATGGTGATCCAAAACAAGTCCCATAGTGATGAGGAG GTTATGAGTAGAATCAGAATGCTTGTGACCAAAACTGAAACTTTGAGAGCCGGAGTCACTGCTAGTGATGCAGCTTTGACACTGAAGATCGCCCCAGCCATGGCTAAGGAACATCTACTTACTGCAGAGACCAAAG GTTTGCTGTGTAGAGACATGAGCCCAGACGGGCTTCGATTCTATTTCAACCTGTTTCCAGAGATCGATCTCACCAATCTACATAT AGTCAAGGACTTTGGGACGTATGGTGAATGGGTTAAAGCGACCAGTATCTTGTCAGTATGA
- the LOC104768690 gene encoding phospholipid-transporting ATPase 1-like, whose protein sequence is MDPRKSIDKPPLHHHDPILQGVSSRWSVSSKDKEVTFGGDLGSKRIRHGSAGADSEMLSVSQKEIKDEDARLIYINDPERTNERFEFTGNSIRTAKYSVFTFLPRNLFEQFHRVAYIYFLVIAVLNQLPQLAVFGRGASIMPLAFVLLVSAIKDAYEDFRRHRSDRVENNRLALVFEDNQFREKKWKHIRVGEVIKVQSNQTLPCDMVLLATSDPTGVVYVQTTNLDGESNLKTRYAKQETLLKAADMESFNGLIKCEKPNRNIYGFQANMDIDGRRLSLGPSNIILRGCELKNTVWALGVVVYAGGETKAMLNNSGAPSKRSRLETRMNLEIILLSLFLIVLCTIAAATAAVWLREYRDDLDTILFYRRKDYAERPGGKNYKYYGWGWEIFFTFFMAVIVYQIMIPISLYISMELVRIGQAYFMTNDDQMYDESSDSSFQCRALNINEDLGQIKYLFSDKTGTLTDNKMEFQCACIEGVDYSAREPAESEHAGYSIEVDGNILKPKMRVRVDPALLQLTKTGNATEEAKRANEFFLSLAACNTIVPIVTNTSDHNVKLVDYQGESPDEQALVYAAAAYGFLLIERTSGHIVINVRGEMQRFNVLGLHEFDSDRKRMSVILGCPDMSVKLFVKGADSSMFSVMDESYGGVIEKTKNQLHAYSSDGLRTLVVGMRELNDSEFEQWHSSFEAASTALIGRAGLLRKVAGNIETNLRIVGATAIEDKLQRGVPEAIESLRIAGIKVWVLTGDKQETAISIGFSSRLLTRNMRQIVINSNSLDSCRRSLEEANASIASNDESDNVALIIDGTSLIYVLDNDLEDVLFQVSCKCSAILCCRVAPFQKAGIVALVKNRTSDMTLAIGDGANDVSMIQMADVGVGISGQEGRQAVMASDFAMGQFRFLVPLLLVHGHWNYQRMGYMILYNFYRNAVFVLILFWYVLFTCYTLTTAITEWSSVLYSVIYTSFPTIIIGILDKDLGRRTLLDHPQLYGVGQRAEGYSTTLFWYTMMDTIWQSAAIFFIPMFAYWGSTIDTSSLGDLWTIAAVVVVNLHLAMDVIRWNWIAHAAIWGSIVAACICVIVIDLIPTLPGYWAIFQVAKTWMFWFCLLAIVVTSLLPRFAIKFLVEYYRPSDVRIAREAEKLRTFRESEPLGVEMNQIRDPPRR, encoded by the exons ATGGATCCCAGGAAATCAATTGATAAACCGCCTCTTCATCATCACGATCCGATCCTTCAAGGTGTATCTTCAAGGTGGAGCGTTTCTTCTAAAGACAAAGAAGTTACTTTTGGTGGTGATTTGGGATCTAAGCGTATTCGTCATGGTTCAGCTGGTGCTGATTCTGAGATGTTAAGCGTGTCTCAAAAAGAGATCAAAGACGAGGATGCTCGTTTGATTTACATTAACGATCCCGAGAGAACTAACGAGAGGTTTGAGTTCACTGGGAATTCAATCAGGACTGCCAAGTATTCCGTCTTCACCTTCTTGCCCAGGAACTTGTTTGAGCAGTTCCATAGAGTTGCTTACATTTACTTCCTTGTTATAGCTGTGCTCAATCAGCTTCCTCAGCTTGCAGTTTTTGGTAGAGGTGCATCTATCATGCCCCTTGCCTTTGTTCTCTTGGTCTCAGCTATCAAAGATGCTTACGAGGATTTCCGGAGACATAGATCAGATAGAGTTGAGAACAATAGGTTGGCTTTAGTGTTTGAGGATAATCAGTTTCGTGAAAAGAAGTGGAAGCATATTCGTGTTGGGGAAGTTATTAAGGTCCAGTCTAATCAGACTCTTCCTTGTGATATGGTGCTTTTGGCTACGAGTGATCCTACAGGGGTTGTTTATGTGCAGACGACTAATTTGGATGGTGAGTCGAATTTGAAGACAAGGTATGCGAAACAGGAAACGCTTCTCAAAGCTGCTGATATGGAGTCGTTTAATGGGTTGATCAAGTGTGAGAAACCTAATAGGAATATATATGGGTTTCAAGCCAACATGGACATTGATGGTAGAAGGCTCTCCCTTGGACCTTCTAATATTATTCTTCGAGGGTGTGAGCTTAAGAACACTGTTTGGGCATTAGGTGTTGTTGTGTATGCTGGTGGTGAGACGAAAGCTATGCTGAACAACTCCGGAGCTCCGTCAAAGAGGAGTAGGCTTGAGACTCGGATGAATTTAGAGATCATTCtactctctttgtttctgaTCGTCTTATGTACAATCGCGGCCGCGACCGCTGCTGTGTGGTTGAGAGAGTACAGGGATGACTTGGACACTATTCTCTTTTATAGGAGAAAGGACTACGCCGAGAGGCCAGGAGGGAAGAACTATAAATACTATGGTTGGGGGTGGGAGATATTCTTCACCTTCTTTATGGCAGTCATTGTGTACCAGATCATGATACCCATTTCTCTCTACATATCGATGGAGCTTGTCCGTATTGGTCAAGCATACTTCATGACCAATGATGATCAGATGTACGACGAGTCCTCAGATTCAAGTTTTCAATGCAGAGCTTTGAACATAAATGAAGATTTAGGGCAGATTAAGTATTTATTCTCTGATAAGACGGGTACTCTCACGGACAACAAGATGGAGTTTCAATGTGCCTGCATAGAAGGTGTAGATTACTCTGCCAGGGAACCTGCTGAGAGCGAGCATGCAGGATACTCCATTGAAG TTGATGGGAATATTTTGAAGCCAAAGATGAGGGTGAGAGTTGATCCTGCGCTTCTTCAGTTGACGAAAACTGGCAATGcaacagaagaagcaaagcGTGCAAATGAGTTTTTCCTCTCACTGGCAGCTTGCAATACAATTGTGCCGATTGTTACCAACACATCTGATCATAATGTAAAGCTGGTGGATTATCAAGGGGAGTCCCCTGATGAACAAGCATTGGTCTATGCGGCAGCTGCTTATGGTTTCTTGCTCATAGAGAGAACCTCTGGTCATATAGTTATTAACGTGCGAGGAGAAATGCAAAG GTTTAATGTCTTGGGATTGCATGAGTTCGATAGTGACCGAAAAAGAATGTCAGTGATATTGGGATGTCCCGACATGTCCGTGAAGCTCTTTGTAAAAGGTGCAGACTCATCCATGTTCAGTGTCATGGATGAATCCTACGGTGGCGTCATAGAAAAGACCAAGAATCAACTTCATGCTTACTCATCTGATGGTTTGAGAACTCTTGTTGTTGGGATGAGAGAGCTGAACGATTCAGAGTTTGAGCAATGGCATTCTTCCTTTGAGGCGGCAAGCACCGCCTTGATTGGTAGGGCTGGATTGCTAAGAAAGGTTGCTGGAAACATCGAGACTAACCTTAGGATAGTAGGAGCCACTGCAATTGAAGACAAATTGCAGCGTGGTGTCCCGGAAGCAATAGAATCTCTCAGGATTGCAGGGATAAAAGTTTGGGTCTTGACTGGTGACAAGCAAGAAACTGCCATATCAATTGGCTTCTCATCGAGGCTTCTGACAAGAAACATGAGGCAAATTGTTATAAATAGCAACTCACTGGATTCATGTCGGAGGAGCTTAGAAGAAGCAAATGCCAGCATTGCAAGTAATGACGAAAGTGATAACGTGGCCTTGATTATTGACGGTACCAGTCTCATATATGTACTCGACAATGATCTTGAAGATGTG CTGTTCCAGGTGTCATGTAAATGCTCCGCGATACTCTGCTGCCGTGTTGCTCCTTTCCAGAAAGCTGGAATCGTTGCACTCGTAAAGAACCGGACTTCCGACATGACTCTTGCCATTGGTGATG GTGCCAATGATGTCTCGATGATTCAAATGGCTGATGTTGGGGTAGGGATAAGCGGCCAAGAAGGTCGTCAAGCTGTAATGGCATCTGATTTTGCAATGGGACAGTTCAGATTCTTAGTTCCGCTATTGCTCGTTCATGGACATTGGAATTACCAAAGGATGGGTTACATGATACTATATAATTTCTATAGAAATGcagtttttgttctaattttattttg GTACGTATTGTTTACTTGTTACACCTTGACAACCGCCATCACAGAATGGAGCAGTGTCCTGTACTCAGTCATATACACGTCGTTCCCTACAATAATTATCGGTATTCTTGACAAAGACCTCGGAAGGAGGACTCTTCTCGATCATCCTCAGCTCTACGGTGTTGGCCAGAGGGCAGAGGGATATTCCACTACGCTCTTCTGGTATACGATGATGGACACAATCTGGCAAAGTGCGGCCATCTTCTTCATTCCTATGTTTGCGTATTGGGGCAGTACAATTGACACGTCGAGCCTAGGAGACCTGTGGACGATTGCTGCAGTTGTGGTGGTTAATCTTCACTTGGCCATGGATGTAATCAGATGGAACTGGATCGCACACGCCGCCATATGGGGATCCATTGTTGCAGCTTGTATATGTGTCATTGTGATCGATCTTATACCCACACTCCCTGGTTACTG GGCAATTTTCCAAGTTGCCAAGACATGGATGTTCTGGTTCTGCTTGCTTGCCATTGTTGTGACATCATTGCTACCTAGATTCGCCATCAAGTTTCTTGTCGAGTATTACAGACCTTCCGATGTTCGGATTGCTAGGGAGGCTGAAAAGCTTAGAACTTTCAGAGAATCCGAACCCCTGGGAGTTGAAATGAACCAGATACGGGATCCTCCAAGGAGATGA
- the LOC104768691 gene encoding histone-lysine N-methyltransferase, H3 lysine-9 specific SUVH1-like, with the protein MDGNGGNYTDKTRVLDIKPLRTLRPVFPSGNQAPPFVCAPPFGPFPPGFSSFYPFTSSSQTSQHTPDLNQAQYPQQPQNPPVYQQHPPPRNVSEPSMVTPLRSFRSPDTSNGNTEHELEGLTVKRKIPKKRAIANPNFESGISISDRENGNRELVVSVLMRFDALRRRFSQLEDAKEAVSGIIKRADLKSGSICMSSGVRTNTKKRPGVVPGVEIGDIFFFRFEMCLVGLHSPSMAGIDYLVVKGETEEEPIATSIVSSGYYDNDEGNPDVLIYTGQGGNADKDKQSSDQKLERGNLALEKSLRRNSAVRVIRGLKEASHNAKIYMYDGLYEIKESWVEKGKSGHNTFKYKLVRAPGQPPAFATWTAILKWKVGVPSRQGLILPDITGGIEGIPVSLMNEVDTDNGPAYFTYSKTVNYSESFKLTQPSFGCDCANSCKPGNLDCHCIRKNGGDFPYTGNGVLISRKPMIYECSPSCPCSTCKNKVTQMGIKVRLEVFKTENRGWGLRSWDAIRAGSFICIYAGEAKDKSKVQQTMADDDYTFDTTRVYNPFKWNYEPVLADEDASEEMSEESEMPLPMIISAKNIGNVARFMNHSCSPNVFWQPVTYENNSQLFVLVAFFAISHIPPLTELTYDYGVSRPSGTQNGNPLYGKRKCFCGSEYCRGSFG; encoded by the coding sequence ATGGATGGGAATGGTGGTAACTACACTGATAAGACGAGAGTGTTGGATATCAAACCATTGCGTACTCTAAGACCTGTGTTCCCTAGTGGAAATCAAGCTCCGCCCTTTGTGTGTGCACCTCCTTTTGGACCATTTCCACCTGGCTTCTCATCTTTTTAtccctttacttcttcttctcaaacgaGTCAACATACACCAGATCTTAATCAAGCTCAGTATCCACAGCAGCCTCAGAATCCACCTGTATATCAGCAGCACCCTCCTCCTCGGAATGTATCTGAGCCTTCCATGGTTACTCCTCTGAGATCTTTCAGATCTCCTGATACGTCTAATGGCAACACGGAGCATGAGCTTGAGGGGTTGACTGTGAAAAGAAAGATCCCTAAGAAACGTGCAATTGCAAATCCGAATTTCGAGAGTGGGATTAGCATCTCTGATAGAGAGAATGGTAATAGGGAGCTGGTGGTGAGTGTTCTTATGCGGTTTGATGCATTAAGAAGAAGGTTTTCACAGCTGGAGGACGCCAAGGAAGCGGTTAGCGGTATTATCAAACGGGCTGATTTGAAGTCAGGATCTATCTGTATGAGCAGTGGAGTCCGGACGAACACTAAGAAAAGACCTGGTGTTGTTCCTGGTGTCGAGATTGGGGATATATTCTTCTTCAGGTTTGAGATGTGTTTGGTGGGTTTACATTCTCCATCAATGGCTGGGATTGACTATTTGGTTGTTAAGGGTGAAACGGAAGAAGAACCTATCGCCACTAGCATTGTGTCATCTGGATACTATGATAATGACGAAGGTAATCCTGATGTTCTGATATATACTGGTCAGGGTGGTAATGCTGATAAAGATAAGCAGTCATCTGACCAAAAGCTTGAAAGGGGTAATCTTGCCTTGGAGAAGAGCTTGCGTAGAAATAGTGCAGTTAGGGTAATAAGGGGCTTGAAAGAGGCTTCTCATAATGCTAAGATCTATATGTATGATGGACTCTATGAGATCAAAGAGTCTTGGGTAGAGAAAGGAAAATCTGGTCACAACACCTTCAAGTATAAATTAGTGAGAGCTCCTGGTCAACCTCCTGCGTTTGCTACATGGACTGCAATCCTGAAATGGAAGGTTGGTGTGCCTTCAAGGCAAGGACTCATTCTTCCCGATATCACTGGTGGGATCGAAGGTATACCTGTTTCACTTATGAATGAAGTTGATACCGATAATGGGCCTGCTTATTTCACCTACTCCAAAACAGTGAATTACTCGGAGTCGTTTAAGCTAACACAGCCTTCTTTTGGCTGTGATTGCGCCAACTCATGCAAGCCAGGGAACTTGGACTGCCACTGCATAAGGAAAAATGGAGGTGATTTCCCCTACACTGGTAATGGAGTTCTAATTAGCCGCAAGCCTATGATATATGAATGCAGTCCATCTTGCCCATGCTCGACTTGCAAAAACAAGGTGACTCAAATGGGAATAAAAGTGAGGCTGGAAGTTTTCAAGACAGAGAATAGAGGATGGGGATTGCGCTCATGGGATGCTATTCGTGCTGGTtcgtttatatgtatatatgcagGTGAGGCCAAAGACAAATCGAAGGTGCAGCAAACTATGGCTGACGATGATTATACCTTTGATACAACCCGTGTCTATAACCCTTTCAAGTGGAACTATGAGCCTGTCTTAGCCGATGAAGATGCTTCTGAAGAGATGTCTGAAGAATCTGAAATGCCGCTGCCAATGATAATCAGTGCTAAGAATATTGGGAACGTTGCCCGATTCATGAATCACAGTTGCTCCCCTAATGTTTTCTGGCAGCCAGttacttatgaaaataacagtCAACTCTTCGTGCTTGTGGCCTTCTTTGCCATATCTCACATCCCTCCACTGACTGAGTTAACTTACGACTATGGAGTATCTAGACCAAGCGGGACTCAAAATGGCAATCCTTTATATGGCAAAAGGAAATGCTTTTGTGGATCAGAGTATTGCCGTGGCTCATTTGGATGA
- the LOC104768692 gene encoding nicotianamine synthase 1-like, with protein MACQNNLVVKQIIDLYDQISKLQSLKPSKNVDTLFGQLVSTCLPTDTNIDVTNLSEEVKDMRSNLIKLCGEAEGYLEQHFSTILGSLPEDQNPLDHLHTFPYYNNYLKLGKLEFDLLSQHSSHVPSKIAFVGSGPMPLTSIVLAKFHLPNTTFHNFDIDSHANTLASSLVSRDPDLSKRMIFHTTDVLNATEGLDEYDVVFLAALVGMDKESKVKAIEHLEKHMAPGAVLMLRSAHALRAFLYPIVDSSDLKGFQLLTIYHPTDDVVNSVVIARKLGGSSATGNGTRGCMFMPCNCSKVHAIMNNRGKKKNMIEEFSAIE; from the coding sequence ATGGCTTGCCAAAACAATCTCGTTGTGAAGCAAATCATCGACTTATACGACCAAATCTCAAAGCTCCAGAGCTTAAAACCTTCCAAAAATGTCGACACCTTGTTTGGACAACTCGTGTCCACGTGCTTACCCACAGATACAAACATCGATGTCACAAATTTATCTGAAGAAGTCAAAGACATGAGATCTAACCTCATCAAGCTTTGTGGTGAAGCCGAAGGTTATTTAGAGCAACACTTCTCCACAATTTTGGGATCTTTACCAGAAGACCAAAACCCACTTGACCATTTACACACCTTTCCTTACTACAACAACTACCTCAAGCTAGGCAAGCTTGAGTTCGATCTCCTGAGTCAACACTCAAGCCATGTCCCCAGCAAGATCGCCTTCGTGGGTTCTGGTCCGATGCCCCTCACGTCCATCGTCTTGGCCAAGTTTCACCTTCCAAACACGACCTTCCACAACTTCGACATCGACTCACACGCAAACACGCTCGCTTCAAGCCTCGTATCTCGTGACCCGGACCTCTCAAAACGCATGATCTTCCACACAACGGACGTACTAAACGCTACGGAAGGACTTGACGAATACGACGTAGTGTTCTTGGCGGCTCTTGTTGGGATGGACAAAGAGTCAAAGGTCAAAGCCATCGAGCACTTGGAGAAACACATGGCTCCTGGAGCTGTCCTTATGCTAAGGAGTGCCCATGCTCTTAGAGCTTTCTTATACCCCATCGTTGACTCTTCTGATCTCAAAGGCTTTCAGCTATTGACCATCTACCATCCAACCGACGACGTGGTTAACTCGGTTGTGATCGCACGCAAGCTCGGCGGTTCGAGCGCGACCGGCAACGGCACTCGTGGCTGCATGTTTATGCCTTGTAACTGCTCCAAGGTTCACGCGATCATGAACAACCgtggtaagaagaagaatatgatcGAGGAGTTTAGTGCCATCGAGTAA